From Haloarcula hispanica ATCC 33960, the proteins below share one genomic window:
- a CDS encoding molybdopterin biosynthesis protein, with translation MSDRREFRDLASPEEAHEVVADLDIDPAPETVPLADARDRVLAERVDADIDVPGFDRASMDGYAVHARDTFGADEADPVTLSVAGEVHAGEEPDVTVESGSVAEISTGAVMPPGADAVVMVERTTETDDGVEIRTSVAPGDNVMLAGADIAAGARALGPGTRITPREIGLLSALGLDEVPVRGRPKVGILSTGDELVRPGDPLDSAAGQIYDVNSYTLAGAVSEAGGDPVMYPHAGDDYAEMERLLHEAADECDLVLSSGSTSASAVDVIYRVIEERGELRLHGVAVKPGKPMLVGTIGDSAYVGLPGYPVSALTIFQTFVAPAVRDAAGRDPPQTATVSGTMAVQERYGEGRRRLMPAGLVEDETGSLLVYPVDKGSGATTSLVDADGFVDVPPGTDYLAEGEAVDVTLFSPAVRPPTLLGMGEDDPLLSRLLDTVSRPRYLPLGSTEGLRRLDNGVPDIAVVAGPTSSDHEATDIGGWQREWGLVVSPDTDVSDLGDLVDGDYRFVNRDSASGLRRSFDDAVDALGEERGVGRAELIDAIDGYELTTKAHESPARKVLASDADAGLGLRATAAKLDLGFVSLGTESVRVLVNPDRREKDSIGSLAEVLSDLGALTDGMAGMEPQ, from the coding sequence ATGAGCGACCGCCGAGAGTTCCGCGACCTGGCGTCGCCCGAGGAGGCTCACGAGGTCGTCGCGGACCTCGACATCGACCCTGCCCCGGAGACGGTCCCACTGGCAGATGCCAGGGACCGTGTTCTCGCAGAGCGAGTCGACGCCGACATCGACGTGCCGGGGTTCGACCGCGCGAGCATGGACGGCTACGCCGTACACGCCAGGGACACCTTCGGCGCTGACGAGGCCGACCCGGTGACGCTTTCAGTCGCCGGCGAAGTTCACGCGGGCGAGGAGCCCGACGTGACGGTCGAGTCGGGGTCGGTCGCCGAGATCTCCACTGGCGCGGTGATGCCGCCCGGCGCGGATGCCGTCGTGATGGTCGAGCGAACGACCGAGACAGACGACGGCGTCGAGATACGCACGTCCGTCGCGCCCGGTGACAACGTGATGCTCGCCGGTGCGGACATCGCGGCCGGGGCACGCGCCCTCGGACCTGGAACGCGCATCACGCCGCGGGAAATCGGACTCCTGTCGGCGCTAGGTCTCGACGAGGTCCCGGTGCGTGGTCGTCCCAAGGTCGGCATCCTCTCGACCGGTGACGAGCTCGTCCGGCCCGGGGATCCCCTCGACAGCGCCGCCGGCCAGATATACGACGTGAACAGCTACACGCTCGCCGGCGCTGTCTCGGAGGCCGGCGGCGATCCGGTGATGTACCCCCACGCCGGCGACGACTACGCGGAGATGGAGCGGTTGCTCCACGAGGCGGCCGACGAGTGCGACCTCGTCCTCTCGTCGGGGTCGACCAGCGCGAGTGCCGTGGACGTCATCTACCGCGTGATCGAGGAACGCGGCGAACTCAGGCTCCACGGCGTCGCCGTCAAGCCCGGCAAGCCGATGCTCGTCGGCACTATCGGCGACTCGGCGTACGTCGGCTTGCCCGGGTACCCGGTGTCGGCGCTGACCATCTTCCAGACGTTCGTCGCGCCGGCGGTCCGGGACGCCGCCGGGCGGGACCCGCCACAGACAGCGACGGTCTCGGGCACGATGGCGGTCCAGGAACGCTACGGCGAGGGGCGCAGACGCCTCATGCCGGCCGGCCTGGTCGAGGACGAGACGGGGTCGCTGCTGGTCTATCCCGTCGACAAGGGCAGCGGCGCGACGACGAGCCTCGTCGACGCCGACGGCTTCGTGGACGTGCCGCCGGGGACAGACTACCTTGCTGAGGGGGAGGCAGTCGACGTGACGCTGTTCTCCCCGGCGGTCAGACCGCCGACGCTTCTCGGCATGGGCGAGGACGACCCCCTCCTCTCGCGCTTGCTTGACACCGTTTCCCGCCCGCGGTATCTCCCGCTCGGCTCCACCGAGGGGCTCCGCCGCCTCGACAACGGCGTGCCCGATATTGCCGTCGTCGCGGGTCCGACCAGCAGCGACCACGAAGCGACCGACATCGGGGGATGGCAGCGTGAGTGGGGACTGGTCGTCAGTCCTGATACCGATGTGTCCGACCTGGGCGACCTCGTCGACGGCGACTACCGCTTCGTCAACCGCGACAGCGCTTCTGGACTGCGGCGGAGCTTCGACGACGCGGTCGACGCACTTGGCGAGGAACGGGGTGTCGGCCGCGCCGAACTCATCGATGCTATCGACGGCTACGAACTCACGACGAAGGCACACGAAAGCCCCGCTCGGAAGGTGCTTGCAAGCGACGCGGACGCGGGCCTCGGCCTCCGTGCTACGGCGGCGAAACTCGACCTCGGATTCGTCTCGCTGGGAACGGAATCGGTTCGGGTGCTCGTGAACCCGGACCGACGGGAGAAAGACAGTATCGGTTCGCTCGCCGAGGTGCTTTCCGACCTCGGCGCACTGACTGACGGGATGGCCGGCATGGAGCCACAGTAG
- a CDS encoding NAD(P)/FAD-dependent oxidoreductase, with translation MTENVVVLGAGYAGAGAIKSLEDELDGVTDVDVTWISETDYHLVLHESHRCIRDPSVQENITIPVHEIKQPSTSFVQDEVVGIDTDAQEVALADSDTVEYDYLLVGLGSQTAFFGIEGLKEHALTLKSLDDALDIHDNIQQAARDASTNDPAQVVIGGAGLSGIQTAGEVAEFRDEHNAPIDIHLVEGLDQVLPNSDPELQGALRKRLEAADVNIKCGEFIGEVDEETVYIGDEDELDYDVLVWTGGITGRDCMQDVDLDKDERNHRIHAEGNFQTEDEHVFAIGDSALIDQPGDQPAPPTAQAAWQAAEVAGENLARAVRGQPLKTWTHKDKGTVVSVGEKAVAHDVVNMPIETFGGMPAKLLKKAIAARWIKDVTGVGRAVKAWPDM, from the coding sequence ATGACAGAGAACGTGGTCGTACTCGGTGCGGGGTACGCTGGTGCGGGGGCAATAAAGAGTTTAGAGGACGAGCTAGACGGTGTGACGGACGTCGATGTGACCTGGATTTCTGAGACGGATTACCACCTGGTCTTGCACGAGTCCCACCGCTGCATTCGGGACCCGAGCGTCCAGGAGAACATCACTATTCCCGTCCACGAGATCAAACAGCCCTCGACCTCGTTCGTTCAGGACGAAGTCGTCGGCATCGACACCGACGCCCAGGAAGTGGCCCTCGCCGATTCCGACACTGTCGAGTACGACTACCTGCTCGTGGGGCTGGGATCGCAGACCGCATTCTTCGGCATCGAGGGCCTCAAAGAGCACGCGCTGACGCTCAAGAGCCTCGACGACGCGCTCGACATCCACGACAACATCCAGCAGGCCGCTCGTGACGCCTCCACCAACGACCCCGCGCAGGTCGTCATCGGCGGCGCTGGCCTTTCGGGTATCCAGACCGCCGGCGAAGTCGCCGAGTTCCGCGACGAACACAACGCGCCCATCGACATCCACCTCGTCGAAGGGCTCGACCAGGTCCTGCCCAACAGCGACCCGGAACTGCAGGGTGCCCTGCGTAAGCGTCTGGAAGCCGCCGACGTGAACATCAAGTGCGGGGAGTTCATCGGCGAAGTCGACGAGGAGACAGTGTACATCGGCGACGAGGACGAACTGGATTACGACGTACTGGTCTGGACGGGCGGCATCACCGGCCGCGATTGTATGCAAGACGTCGATCTGGACAAGGACGAGCGCAACCACCGCATCCACGCCGAAGGGAACTTCCAGACCGAGGATGAACACGTCTTCGCGATCGGCGACTCGGCGCTGATCGACCAGCCGGGCGACCAGCCCGCCCCGCCGACCGCGCAGGCCGCCTGGCAGGCCGCCGAAGTCGCCGGTGAGAACCTCGCTCGCGCCGTGCGAGGCCAGCCGCTGAAGACGTGGACCCACAAGGACAAGGGCACGGTCGTTTCGGTCGGCGAGAAAGCCGTCGCCCACGACGTGGTGAATATGCCTATCGAAACGTTCGGCGGGATGCCCGCGAAACTGCTGAAGAAAGCGATTGCCGCCCGCTGGATCAAGGACGTTACTGGCGTCGGTCGGGCCGTCAAGGCCTGGCCCGACATGTAG
- a CDS encoding iron-containing alcohol dehydrogenase family protein — MPDTPLAADLNAPFRFEYDPATLRYGPDAVRSLDTELDAQGDDRALVVCGATVGETPAVMDPVREGLGDQLAGVFAKTTPAKRLGTAYDGLERFREVDADCLVAVGGGSSLDVAKIISILAATDRDPAAVGQAFVDSGTIAVPETELPPIVAVPTTLAGADLSIVAGVTAVPDTCPVDEPTSGGVGDPKLMPAAVCYDPELIATTPRSVLAASAMNGFDKGIETLYAANSTPITDATASRGLGLLTDGLLALGNGDDDPWVYQSLTRGIMLVQYGISRADGTTLSLIHAFGHGLTRTYEVQQGAAHAVIAPHALSYLFEQVDGRRSLLADALGVGEASDPAAAVVDRVNDVVTTLGLPTRLRDVDGPDREAFPEVADAVLEDAFMANVPSELEPTRKDIVSVLESAW; from the coding sequence ATGCCCGACACACCGCTTGCCGCCGACCTCAACGCCCCGTTCCGGTTCGAGTACGACCCTGCGACGCTGCGGTACGGCCCCGATGCCGTTCGGTCGCTTGACACGGAGCTAGACGCACAGGGCGACGACCGCGCGCTGGTCGTCTGTGGCGCTACCGTCGGTGAGACGCCGGCTGTGATGGACCCCGTTCGAGAGGGGCTCGGTGACCAGCTGGCTGGCGTCTTCGCGAAAACGACGCCAGCCAAGCGGCTCGGTACCGCTTACGACGGGCTCGAACGCTTCCGCGAGGTCGATGCCGACTGTCTCGTGGCCGTCGGCGGCGGGAGCAGCCTCGACGTGGCGAAAATCATCAGTATCCTCGCGGCAACCGACCGTGATCCGGCCGCTGTCGGTCAGGCGTTCGTCGATTCCGGAACGATAGCCGTCCCCGAAACGGAGCTGCCGCCGATTGTGGCTGTCCCGACGACACTGGCCGGCGCTGACCTCTCTATCGTGGCGGGAGTCACAGCCGTGCCCGATACTTGCCCTGTGGACGAACCGACCAGCGGCGGTGTCGGCGATCCGAAACTGATGCCCGCAGCCGTCTGTTACGACCCCGAACTGATCGCGACGACGCCCCGGTCGGTCCTCGCGGCGTCGGCGATGAACGGCTTCGACAAAGGTATCGAGACGCTGTACGCGGCTAATTCAACCCCGATAACTGACGCCACAGCGTCGCGCGGTCTCGGTCTTCTCACAGACGGACTGCTCGCACTCGGTAACGGTGACGACGACCCGTGGGTGTATCAGTCGCTCACCCGGGGCATCATGCTCGTCCAGTACGGCATCTCGCGGGCCGATGGGACGACGCTCTCGCTGATCCACGCCTTCGGCCACGGACTAACCCGGACCTACGAGGTCCAGCAGGGCGCGGCCCACGCGGTTATCGCTCCACACGCCCTCTCGTACCTGTTCGAGCAGGTCGACGGCCGGCGGTCACTACTCGCCGATGCTCTCGGTGTCGGTGAGGCCTCTGACCCCGCTGCTGCGGTCGTCGACCGGGTCAATGACGTGGTGACGACGCTGGGACTGCCGACACGACTCCGGGATGTTGACGGCCCCGACCGCGAGGCGTTCCCCGAAGTTGCTGACGCCGTCCTCGAAGACGCCTTCATGGCGAACGTCCCGTCAGAACTGGAACCCACACGAAAAGACATCGTCAGCGTGTTAGAGTCGGCCTGGTAG
- a CDS encoding winged helix-turn-helix transcriptional regulator encodes MSDSPEKLSVWCAGEEWCPITTTASLIGKKWHPVIIHRLLDNGPSGFNELKENVDGISSKVLSDSLEDLQEKGLVDREVINEQPFRVNYSLTEHGESLESVITEMAAWGQTYLQEPTGADEPTE; translated from the coding sequence ATGAGCGATTCACCGGAGAAGCTCTCCGTCTGGTGTGCTGGCGAAGAGTGGTGTCCGATAACCACGACGGCGTCCCTCATCGGGAAGAAGTGGCACCCCGTCATCATCCACCGACTGCTTGATAACGGCCCGTCAGGATTTAACGAACTCAAAGAGAACGTCGACGGGATTTCTTCCAAAGTGCTCTCTGACAGCCTCGAAGACCTACAGGAGAAAGGGCTCGTCGACCGGGAAGTAATCAACGAACAACCGTTTCGCGTCAATTACTCGCTCACCGAACACGGGGAGTCACTTGAGTCCGTAATCACCGAAATGGCAGCGTGGGGCCAGACATACCTGCAGGAACCGACAGGGGCCGACGAGCCCACGGAGTAA
- a CDS encoding molybdopterin molybdotransferase MoeA gives MSNESRKSAGFKDRTPVTAARETLLDAVSPHERTERVPLRDADERVVAREITAERAVPHYRRAAMDGFAVRAEDTFGASQRSPASLRVDEAVTTGTAARVHTGSELPEGADAVVMVEETEVAGDTVTVFDAVAGGENVAPVGEDVAEGQTLYEAGHRLRPSDLGLLKSVGNDTIEVYEQPTVSVIPTGEELVQDDPAPGEVIETNGQTVTQYVERWGGTATYRDIVTDDVDALRAAISDDLDHDIVVTTGGSSVGERDLLPEVVDGIGEVLVHGVALKPGHPVALGVVEETPILMLPGYPVACIVNAVQFLRPALRQAGHLPSTAPPTTEAELTRKIASEPGTRTYARVELHDEGVDEQTTATPTRASGSGVLSSVALADGWVVVPESVEGYDAGDTVAVEDWEWSQ, from the coding sequence ATGAGCAACGAGTCCCGAAAGTCGGCCGGGTTCAAGGACCGAACGCCGGTGACGGCGGCCAGGGAGACGCTGCTTGACGCAGTGTCCCCACACGAGCGGACGGAGCGCGTCCCGCTGCGCGACGCCGACGAGCGCGTCGTCGCGAGGGAAATCACTGCCGAGCGCGCGGTGCCACACTACCGCCGCGCGGCGATGGACGGCTTCGCCGTCAGGGCCGAGGACACGTTCGGCGCGAGCCAGCGGTCGCCGGCATCGCTCCGGGTCGATGAGGCGGTGACAACGGGAACAGCGGCTCGCGTCCACACGGGGAGCGAACTCCCCGAGGGTGCCGACGCCGTCGTGATGGTCGAGGAGACCGAGGTGGCCGGCGACACCGTCACGGTGTTCGACGCGGTCGCGGGCGGCGAGAACGTCGCGCCGGTCGGCGAGGACGTGGCGGAAGGGCAGACCCTCTACGAGGCAGGCCACAGGCTCCGTCCGTCGGACCTCGGCCTGCTGAAATCCGTCGGTAACGACACCATCGAGGTGTACGAGCAGCCAACCGTCAGCGTGATTCCGACCGGGGAGGAACTGGTGCAGGACGACCCCGCGCCGGGCGAGGTCATCGAGACGAACGGCCAGACCGTCACCCAGTACGTCGAACGCTGGGGCGGCACAGCGACTTACCGCGATATCGTCACCGACGACGTGGACGCGCTCCGGGCGGCCATCAGCGACGACCTCGACCACGACATCGTGGTGACGACCGGCGGGTCCTCCGTCGGCGAGCGGGACCTGCTCCCGGAGGTCGTCGATGGAATCGGCGAGGTGCTGGTCCACGGCGTCGCGCTGAAGCCGGGCCATCCAGTCGCGCTGGGCGTGGTCGAGGAGACGCCGATTCTGATGCTCCCGGGCTATCCGGTCGCCTGTATCGTCAACGCCGTCCAGTTCCTCCGGCCGGCGCTCCGACAGGCCGGCCACCTCCCGTCGACAGCGCCGCCGACCACCGAGGCCGAGCTGACACGAAAGATAGCCAGTGAACCGGGGACCCGAACCTACGCCCGGGTGGAACTGCACGACGAGGGCGTGGACGAGCAAACGACCGCGACGCCGACGCGGGCCAGCGGCTCGGGCGTCCTCTCGAGTGTCGCGCTCGCCGACGGCTGGGTCGTCGTGCCGGAGTCCGTCGAGGGATATGACGCCGGCGATACCGTGGCTGTCGAAGACTGGGAGTGGTCCCAATGA
- a CDS encoding ThuA domain-containing protein: MVAVTVWNENRHERATGPANAMYPDGIHTTLAEMLTSYGHTVQTATLDDPANGLTEKILAETDVLLWWGDVAHDAVSDATASRVEQAVREGMGFIPLHSSHESKPFEALMGTTGTLRWREEGEREHVWVVESSHPITDGLPEEFELERAEIYGKGFDLPIPDTLVTVSWCGDGTVFPSGCCYYRDAGRIFYFQPGHETFPVYHRPVVQKLLHNAVTWAAPDETDHRCAGQS, from the coding sequence ATGGTTGCAGTCACCGTGTGGAACGAAAACCGGCACGAACGGGCGACAGGCCCGGCCAATGCGATGTACCCCGACGGGATCCACACGACGTTGGCTGAGATGCTTACTTCCTACGGCCACACCGTCCAGACAGCGACACTCGATGACCCTGCCAACGGACTAACCGAGAAGATACTCGCCGAAACTGACGTTTTATTGTGGTGGGGCGATGTCGCACACGATGCTGTCAGCGATGCGACTGCGAGCCGCGTCGAGCAGGCTGTCCGTGAGGGAATGGGGTTCATCCCGCTACACTCCAGTCACGAATCGAAGCCGTTCGAGGCACTCATGGGAACGACTGGCACCCTGCGCTGGCGCGAGGAGGGCGAGCGCGAGCACGTCTGGGTCGTCGAATCGAGCCACCCAATTACCGACGGGCTTCCCGAGGAGTTCGAACTCGAACGTGCCGAGATCTACGGAAAGGGGTTCGACCTGCCGATACCGGACACCCTGGTGACTGTAAGTTGGTGTGGCGACGGCACAGTGTTTCCCAGCGGGTGTTGTTACTACCGTGATGCAGGACGGATATTCTACTTCCAACCCGGCCACGAGACGTTTCCAGTGTATCACCGGCCGGTCGTTCAGAAGCTCCTGCACAACGCTGTTACCTGGGCCGCGCCGGATGAGACCGACCACCGCTGCGCTGGACAGTCCTGA
- a CDS encoding DUF6517 family protein, producing the protein MRKGILTLLVGLLVASSGCVGLITGETVEFDSAPASVGDSALEETGYEQSMADEQTIERTVTVAGQERTIRVTNHVRQYERGIDLGPLGEVNAGRFIVFSTPSASVAGKSLNPAASWSNERLVEEVASRNDQINDVQFERNRSVEALGESREVAVFSGTTSIEGQEVDVLIHLTSFEHEGDVVVAVAVYPERIDDREGPRVDTLLGGLSHSGN; encoded by the coding sequence ATGCGAAAGGGCATCCTCACGCTTCTCGTCGGGTTACTCGTCGCCTCGTCGGGCTGTGTCGGCCTGATAACCGGGGAGACAGTCGAGTTCGACTCCGCACCGGCGTCAGTCGGCGACAGTGCGCTCGAAGAGACCGGCTACGAGCAGTCGATGGCTGACGAACAGACTATCGAGCGGACGGTCACCGTCGCCGGGCAGGAGCGAACCATCCGCGTCACGAACCACGTCCGACAGTACGAGCGTGGCATCGACCTCGGACCGCTCGGTGAGGTCAACGCCGGCCGATTCATCGTCTTCTCGACGCCCAGCGCCAGCGTCGCGGGGAAGTCGCTGAACCCGGCCGCCAGCTGGTCCAACGAACGCCTCGTCGAGGAAGTCGCCAGCCGGAACGACCAGATAAACGATGTCCAGTTCGAACGCAACCGCTCGGTGGAGGCACTGGGCGAGTCCCGTGAGGTGGCCGTGTTCTCCGGAACGACGAGCATCGAGGGTCAGGAAGTCGACGTCCTGATCCACCTCACGAGCTTCGAGCACGAGGGCGACGTGGTCGTCGCCGTCGCCGTCTACCCGGAACGGATCGACGACCGCGAAGGGCCACGCGTCGATACGCTGCTCGGCGGCCTCTCGCACTCGGGCAACTGA
- a CDS encoding tripartite tricarboxylate transporter permease, translating to MAPAADPAATLALLAAVGTGVGLGTLSGLIPGLHANTFALLLAAAASSLPGPRLYVGVAMLSAGVTHTFLDVIPALALGVPDPAMAASALPSHQLVIEGRGREALRLSALGSGLAVVFAVPLAVPLTLLMERAYPLLRPWLSVLLAGVAVLLVVTEHGRHQQVGAACSLAASGLLGIGLLDAPVTGALPVSDVLVPLFSGLFGAPVLLAAIEGDGVPPQADATVTTPRRTVGVLAGIGTLCGGAVGYIPGVSSAIAATLALGLISDQGPRAFIVTTSGVNTATAVFALFALISLGTPRTGVLVALDRAEVPLVLPALLAAVAIAAVAGAILVPTLGDRYLRIVGRLDPTYLSLSVIAVLICLSALFAGLVGVGAFGAATAVGHLPPKFGARRATLMGVLLVPLAL from the coding sequence ATGGCTCCCGCCGCCGACCCGGCAGCGACGCTCGCATTACTCGCTGCGGTCGGAACGGGAGTCGGGCTGGGAACGCTCAGCGGCCTCATCCCGGGGCTGCACGCCAACACGTTCGCGCTCTTGCTCGCCGCCGCGGCGAGCAGCCTGCCCGGCCCGCGGCTGTACGTCGGCGTCGCGATGCTTTCGGCCGGCGTGACACACACCTTCCTCGACGTAATTCCGGCGCTGGCGCTTGGCGTGCCGGACCCGGCGATGGCAGCCAGCGCACTGCCGAGCCACCAGTTGGTCATCGAGGGCCGCGGCCGGGAGGCGCTTCGCCTGTCTGCGCTGGGGAGCGGGCTGGCCGTGGTGTTTGCCGTCCCGCTGGCAGTTCCGCTTACCCTGCTGATGGAGCGAGCGTATCCGCTGCTCCGGCCGTGGTTGTCGGTGCTTCTCGCGGGGGTCGCCGTCCTGCTCGTGGTCACGGAGCACGGCCGCCACCAGCAGGTCGGCGCGGCGTGTTCCCTGGCCGCCAGCGGTCTGCTCGGAATCGGCCTGCTCGATGCGCCGGTAACCGGAGCGTTGCCTGTGTCGGACGTGCTGGTCCCGCTGTTTTCGGGACTGTTCGGCGCGCCGGTGCTCCTGGCCGCTATCGAGGGGGACGGCGTCCCGCCACAGGCCGACGCGACGGTGACGACGCCGCGACGAACGGTCGGCGTTCTCGCCGGTATCGGGACGCTCTGTGGTGGCGCTGTCGGCTACATTCCGGGCGTCTCCAGCGCTATCGCAGCGACGCTGGCGCTGGGCCTGATCTCCGACCAGGGGCCGCGAGCGTTCATCGTCACGACGAGCGGCGTCAACACGGCGACGGCTGTCTTTGCGCTGTTCGCGCTCATCTCGTTGGGAACGCCCCGAACCGGCGTTCTCGTCGCGCTCGACCGAGCCGAAGTCCCGTTGGTGCTCCCAGCACTGCTCGCCGCGGTCGCCATCGCTGCCGTCGCCGGCGCGATACTCGTCCCGACGCTGGGCGACCGCTACCTCCGGATTGTCGGTCGACTGGACCCGACATACCTCTCGCTGTCCGTGATTGCGGTCCTGATCTGTCTCTCCGCGCTCTTCGCGGGGCTGGTCGGCGTGGGTGCGTTCGGGGCCGCGACCGCAGTCGGCCACTTGCCCCCGAAGTTCGGGGCTCGGCGGGCGACCCTGATGGGGGTGTTGCTCGTCCCGCTGGCGTTATAG
- the corA gene encoding magnesium/cobalt transporter CorA: protein MISAVVYADGQAIEYEDLAAARTAVGTTWVHVTDATPEEIDAVSSAFDLHSLAIEDIKTDVRANVQEFNAYTFALVKSASLTPGDTTFDKEVTTTPLGLFIGPDWVVTLSTGAVPSIQRVMDAVGRGDERLLHRGPDFTAYRVIDVIVDAYFDLLDEIETDIEQIEEEVTISTDIETLERINDVRRDLLSFRKQVWPAREAIGVLARGDPKQIQPQTEKYFRDVYDHLVQIVDLTETYRDLVAGARDIYLNTVSQSTNEVMKMLTVVATIFIPLTFVVGIYGMNFADSPYNMPELGWAFGYPAVMIGMVIVVAVLLAHFRQRGYL from the coding sequence GTGATTTCCGCAGTGGTGTACGCCGATGGACAGGCGATAGAGTACGAGGACCTAGCGGCCGCCCGAACCGCGGTCGGGACGACGTGGGTTCACGTCACCGACGCGACACCCGAAGAAATCGACGCCGTCAGTTCCGCCTTCGATCTCCACTCGCTGGCTATCGAGGACATCAAGACCGACGTCCGGGCGAACGTCCAGGAGTTCAACGCCTACACGTTCGCGCTCGTCAAGTCCGCGTCGCTCACGCCCGGCGATACGACGTTCGACAAGGAGGTGACAACGACGCCGCTTGGCCTGTTCATCGGCCCCGACTGGGTCGTCACGCTGTCGACGGGAGCCGTCCCGTCCATCCAGCGCGTGATGGACGCCGTCGGCCGCGGGGACGAGCGACTCCTCCACCGCGGCCCAGATTTCACGGCCTACCGGGTCATCGACGTCATCGTCGACGCGTACTTCGACCTGCTGGACGAGATCGAGACCGATATCGAACAGATCGAGGAGGAAGTGACCATCTCCACCGATATCGAGACGCTGGAACGGATCAACGACGTTCGGCGCGACCTGCTGTCCTTCCGCAAACAGGTCTGGCCGGCGCGGGAGGCGATCGGCGTGCTCGCCCGCGGCGACCCCAAACAAATCCAGCCACAGACGGAGAAGTATTTCCGGGACGTGTACGACCACCTGGTCCAGATAGTGGACCTGACCGAGACGTACCGCGACTTGGTGGCGGGGGCGCGGGATATCTACCTGAACACGGTGTCCCAGTCGACCAACGAGGTAATGAAGATGCTCACCGTCGTCGCGACCATCTTCATTCCGCTGACCTTCGTGGTCGGCATCTACGGGATGAACTTCGCCGATAGCCCGTACAACATGCCGGAACTGGGCTGGGCGTTCGGCTACCCCGCGGTGATGATCGGGATGGTGATCGTCGTCGCCGTCTTGCTCGCCCATTTCCGCCAGCGGGGCTACCTATAA
- a CDS encoding DUF7509 family protein has protein sequence MATEITRERIMDQVGDVRYDRFLFYLMGPYKSFNLNYVLSESERADIDIGDLPGPLRRLFQNKAEIDEAKALLRRVQGALRADPGFNAFLALDVDIDTDDVDAATQSIEFARCSNATAFVLPFLGHNFGVGEEAGSILERLADTHGDRMVFIHEDDVTSAMIRSASVRWDLRIETYETESELVDTLRRFAGGVMHRERRGDLNRLD, from the coding sequence ATGGCGACGGAAATAACACGGGAGCGGATTATGGACCAGGTCGGGGATGTTCGGTACGACCGGTTCCTGTTCTATCTGATGGGGCCCTACAAGTCGTTCAATCTCAACTACGTTCTTAGCGAGTCCGAGCGAGCCGATATCGATATCGGCGACCTGCCTGGCCCACTCCGGCGACTGTTTCAGAACAAAGCTGAAATCGATGAGGCGAAAGCACTGTTGCGGCGGGTACAGGGGGCGCTCCGGGCCGACCCGGGCTTCAACGCTTTTCTGGCGCTTGATGTCGACATTGACACTGACGACGTGGACGCGGCGACACAGAGTATCGAGTTTGCGCGATGCAGCAATGCCACCGCGTTCGTGTTGCCGTTTCTCGGACACAACTTCGGCGTTGGTGAGGAGGCCGGCAGTATCCTCGAACGGCTTGCGGACACGCACGGTGATCGGATGGTGTTCATCCATGAGGACGACGTGACGAGTGCGATGATTCGGTCGGCGTCGGTGCGCTGGGACTTGCGAATCGAAACGTACGAAACCGAATCAGAACTCGTCGACACGTTGCGTCGGTTCGCCGGTGGTGTCATGCATCGGGAGCGTCGGGGTGACCTCAACCGCCTCGACTGA
- a CDS encoding ArsR/SmtB family transcription factor: protein MSTDHSRAVDGEPPEDPADLLPDDSVLSLEEYLDMHAAVGNRIRYEILYRLVHGGEMSPTELDDMLTVDDSTLHYHLNTLVDAGLVEKRQRTDRGQDGLYTYYSATVFGEVTLTDGVDELIRGEQAFDDMYDSSAE from the coding sequence ATGTCGACGGACCATTCGCGAGCGGTGGACGGGGAGCCGCCGGAGGACCCGGCCGACCTGCTGCCCGACGACAGCGTTCTCAGTCTTGAGGAGTACCTTGATATGCACGCTGCGGTCGGCAACCGGATTCGGTACGAAATCCTCTACCGCCTCGTCCACGGTGGGGAGATGAGTCCGACGGAACTGGATGACATGTTAACTGTCGATGACAGTACGCTCCACTATCACCTCAACACGCTCGTCGACGCCGGCCTCGTCGAGAAGCGCCAGCGGACGGACCGCGGCCAAGATGGACTCTACACATACTACAGTGCGACTGTCTTCGGCGAGGTGACGCTCACCGACGGCGTCGACGAGCTCATCCGTGGCGAACAGGCCTTCGACGACATGTACGACAGTTCGGCGGAGTGA